From Deferrivibrio essentukiensis, one genomic window encodes:
- the hflK gene encoding FtsH protease activity modulator HflK codes for MENNPWGDQKLNVKLPKFKIQVSGTIIFIILLLLWILSGFYIVKANEQAVVMRFGKIVNVVGAGPHFHLPFPIERIDKAEVTKIHRIEIGFRTGKDGNIKSVPKEALMLTGDENIVSIDLIVQYKIGDIVKYLYNVLNVEKVIKDAAESAIREIAGKEKIDDILTTGKSRIQQETQVILQDILNFYNSGIDIVAVQLQDVEPPKAVVAAFKDVASAKEDKNRFINEAEAYRNEVIPKARAEAAEMILDAEAYEVEKIQRAKGETTRFLNIYESYKMAPNITKKRLYLEKMAEILKGGQIFIFDENIKNISPFMGLDGMIKGDAK; via the coding sequence GTGGAAAACAATCCGTGGGGCGATCAAAAGCTAAATGTCAAATTACCAAAATTTAAAATTCAAGTATCCGGAACAATTATTTTTATCATATTGTTACTATTATGGATCTTAAGTGGTTTTTACATCGTTAAGGCAAACGAGCAGGCAGTAGTAATGAGGTTTGGAAAAATTGTTAATGTAGTTGGAGCTGGTCCTCATTTCCATTTACCTTTTCCTATTGAAAGAATTGATAAGGCAGAAGTTACTAAAATTCACAGAATAGAGATTGGTTTTAGGACAGGAAAAGATGGTAATATAAAGTCTGTGCCTAAAGAGGCTTTAATGTTAACGGGTGATGAAAATATTGTAAGCATTGACCTTATTGTGCAATATAAAATAGGTGATATAGTAAAATATCTTTATAATGTATTAAATGTAGAAAAAGTAATAAAAGATGCAGCAGAATCAGCTATCAGAGAGATAGCTGGTAAAGAGAAAATTGATGATATTTTAACTACAGGCAAAAGCAGAATACAGCAGGAAACCCAGGTAATTTTGCAAGATATTCTTAATTTTTACAATTCCGGAATTGATATTGTAGCGGTTCAATTGCAGGATGTTGAGCCTCCTAAAGCTGTCGTTGCCGCTTTTAAAGATGTTGCCAGTGCAAAAGAAGATAAAAATAGATTTATCAATGAGGCCGAAGCGTATAGAAACGAAGTAATACCAAAAGCAAGAGCTGAGGCAGCTGAAATGATACTGGATGCAGAAGCATATGAGGTTGAAAAGATTCAGAGAGCCAAAGGTGAGACTACAAGATTTTTAAATATTTACGAAAGTTATAAAATGGCGCCAAATATCACTAAAAAAAGATTATATCTTGAAAAAATGGCAGAGATTTTGAAAGGTGGTCAAATATTTATTTTTGACGAAAATATTAAAAACATAAGTCCATTTATGGGTCTTGACGGAATGATAAAAGGGGATGCAAAATGA
- the hflC gene encoding protease modulator HflC, whose product MKKVFIVVAIIFAILIVAPFTGVFYTVKVNEQAIVTYLGKVVKVIDKPGLYVKVPFLYNVSYLSKMLLEYDAPVSEILTKDKKTLLLDNYCRWKINDPLKFYLSVRDVYGAMSRIDDIIYSEMRIELGQHTLTEVVSINRNEIMANVTKAAKEKAKVYGIDIHDIRIKRADLPPENEKAVYERMRAERVRIAKQYRSEGIEEGRKIKAKTEKEKKIILAEAYKKVQEIKGATDAKVVKIYADAFKQDPNFFEFIKTLDVYSDVLTKDSKYFLSTNTKLLKLLNKGDTE is encoded by the coding sequence ATGAAAAAAGTTTTTATAGTGGTAGCAATTATTTTTGCTATTTTAATCGTTGCTCCTTTTACAGGAGTTTTTTATACAGTTAAGGTTAACGAGCAGGCTATAGTTACTTACCTCGGGAAGGTTGTTAAGGTTATTGACAAGCCAGGGCTATATGTAAAAGTACCATTTTTATATAATGTTTCTTATTTAAGTAAAATGTTGTTAGAATATGATGCACCTGTTTCAGAAATATTGACTAAAGATAAAAAAACACTTTTGCTCGATAATTATTGCAGATGGAAAATTAATGATCCTTTAAAATTTTATCTTAGTGTAAGAGATGTATATGGCGCTATGTCAAGAATTGACGACATAATATATTCAGAAATGAGAATTGAGTTAGGACAACATACATTAACCGAAGTTGTAAGCATAAACAGAAATGAAATTATGGCTAATGTTACAAAAGCGGCTAAAGAGAAAGCTAAAGTATACGGAATAGATATACACGATATCAGGATAAAGCGAGCAGACTTACCGCCGGAAAACGAAAAAGCTGTATATGAAAGGATGAGAGCTGAAAGGGTAAGAATTGCAAAACAATATCGCTCTGAAGGTATTGAAGAAGGTAGAAAGATAAAAGCTAAAACTGAAAAGGAAAAGAAAATAATTTTGGCTGAAGCTTATAAAAAAGTTCAGGAAATTAAAGGTGCCACTGATGCTAAAGTTGTAAAAATCTATGCTGATGCATTTAAACAAGACCCTAACTTTTTTGAATTTATTAAGACATTAGACGTATATTCAGATGTATTAACCAAAGATAGTAAATATTTCCTTTCTACTAATACAAAACTCTTAAAGCTGCTAAATAAAGGTGATACAGAATAA
- the corA gene encoding magnesium/cobalt transporter CorA encodes MIKIYAKDKNNKIKIVDNIDALMPDLKELLWIDMIKPSSEEFKVISTIYNVEFPTKQETEEIEISSRYWETSKDITVNTYFFTLIDNTPHNETVSFILQDNFLVTIRYRELRTFDECIKKIISLPNLFNSGFYIFSNILEMRIDMDADILENIAKGISNLRKNLLNEDMDSEDLLESISMNEDHNTRLRESLIDKQRLLSAILKSPKLPSNLENNFKIMIKDVNSLIDYTRFNFDRLDYIQNIFLGQLGIEQNNIIKIFTIVNVIFLPPTLVASIYGMNFKFFPELDWHFGYPFSLILMLISSILPILIFKKKGWM; translated from the coding sequence ATGATTAAAATTTATGCTAAAGATAAAAATAATAAAATAAAGATTGTAGATAATATAGATGCTCTGATGCCCGATTTAAAAGAATTATTGTGGATAGACATGATAAAGCCTTCTTCTGAAGAGTTTAAGGTAATTTCTACCATTTACAATGTTGAATTTCCTACAAAACAGGAAACTGAAGAGATTGAGATTTCGTCAAGATATTGGGAGACATCAAAAGATATTACCGTAAACACATATTTTTTTACACTTATTGACAATACACCTCACAATGAAACAGTATCTTTTATTTTACAGGATAATTTTTTGGTAACGATACGCTATCGTGAATTAAGGACATTTGATGAATGTATAAAGAAAATAATTTCTTTACCTAACCTTTTTAACTCCGGTTTTTATATTTTTAGCAATATACTTGAAATGAGAATTGATATGGATGCGGATATTCTTGAAAATATTGCTAAAGGAATTTCTAATTTAAGAAAAAACCTTTTAAATGAAGATATGGACAGTGAAGATTTGTTGGAATCAATATCTATGAATGAGGACCATAATACAAGACTAAGAGAAAGTTTAATTGATAAACAAAGGCTTCTATCTGCAATTCTAAAATCTCCCAAACTTCCCTCTAACTTGGAAAATAATTTCAAAATAATGATTAAAGACGTCAATTCTCTAATCGATTATACAAGGTTTAATTTTGACAGGCTTGATTACATACAAAACATATTCCTTGGTCAGTTAGGTATAGAGCAAAATAATATTATAAAAATATTTACAATTGTGAATGTTATTTTTCTTCCCCCTACCCTTGTGGCAAGTATTTATGGAATGAACTTCAAATTCTTCCCTGAGTTGGATTGGCACTTTGGGTATCCTTTTTCTTTAATATTGATGCTGATTTCATCTATTTTACCGATATTAATTTTCAAAAAGAAAGGTTGGATGTAA
- the fusA gene encoding elongation factor G: MNVTDINKIRNVAFISHGGAGKTSLIEAILFNAKVTKKIGSVDAGTSVMDFDPVEIERKISINSKVCSVEWNKYSLNIVDTPGYSNFLHETKAALSAVGGAVVIASAITGVKAETERVWKFADQYDLAKIIFVNKMDKERADFYRSLSDIEKSFGINPVPIFLPIGKEDNFRGLIDLIKMKAYLYPSDATAEFQVEDIPADMLDEAEEYRNKLLEAISETDDSLIEKFLEGEEFTEEEILKGVREGTISKRFIPVICGSATKNIGSKLLLEAIINYLPSPLQRERREAIDKKTGETIFIDPQDKELVGFVFKTFIDPFAGKLSIIRLYSGELTCDSEIYNVNKNETEKINQLYLLQGKNFVKVDKLIAGQIGMVNKLKYTESFDTFTSNKKYQVEVTPVDLPEPVLAFSLVPKSKDDEDKVSSGLHRLMEEDPGIRVSRDEQTGELLLNGMGQMHIEVVVEKLKKKFNVEVDLKTPKVPYKETIKGKASGQGKYKKQSGGRGQYGDVWITVEPLPRGEGFEFVDQIVGGAIPKQYIPAVEKGIREAALEGVIAGYPMVDFKVTLYDGSYHSVDSSEMAFKIAASMAYKKVAMDAKPVLLEPIMNMDIFVPEDSVGNVIGDLNSRRGRILNVEPQTNGQHISAQVPMAEILKYAPDLRSMTGGRGVFTMEFSHYEELPSHLADKVIQENKKDED; encoded by the coding sequence ATGAATGTAACTGATATCAACAAAATACGCAATGTTGCTTTTATTTCACATGGTGGTGCAGGAAAAACCAGTCTTATTGAGGCAATACTTTTTAATGCCAAAGTAACAAAAAAGATAGGTAGTGTTGATGCAGGAACAAGCGTTATGGATTTTGACCCGGTAGAAATTGAAAGAAAAATATCTATTAACAGTAAAGTTTGTTCTGTTGAATGGAATAAATATTCGCTAAATATTGTTGATACTCCAGGATATTCAAACTTTTTACATGAAACTAAAGCTGCACTTTCTGCTGTTGGTGGAGCTGTTGTTATCGCCAGTGCTATTACTGGTGTTAAGGCAGAAACAGAAAGAGTTTGGAAATTTGCTGATCAATATGACCTTGCTAAAATTATTTTTGTCAACAAAATGGATAAAGAGAGAGCTGATTTCTACAGATCACTTTCAGATATTGAAAAATCATTTGGTATCAATCCTGTACCTATATTTCTCCCGATTGGTAAAGAAGATAACTTTAGAGGGTTGATAGATTTAATCAAAATGAAAGCTTATCTTTACCCAAGTGATGCTACTGCTGAGTTTCAGGTAGAAGATATTCCGGCTGATATGTTAGATGAAGCTGAAGAATATAGAAACAAGCTGCTTGAAGCTATAAGTGAAACTGATGACAGTTTAATTGAAAAATTTCTTGAAGGTGAAGAGTTTACCGAGGAAGAAATCTTAAAAGGTGTGAGAGAAGGTACAATTTCAAAGAGATTTATACCCGTAATCTGCGGTTCAGCAACTAAAAATATAGGTTCTAAACTTTTACTTGAAGCTATAATTAATTATCTCCCTTCACCACTTCAAAGGGAAAGAAGGGAAGCGATAGATAAAAAAACAGGTGAAACAATATTTATTGATCCTCAAGATAAAGAGTTAGTGGGGTTTGTTTTTAAAACTTTTATAGACCCTTTTGCAGGAAAACTTTCTATTATCAGATTGTATTCAGGTGAGCTAACATGTGATAGCGAAATATATAATGTTAATAAAAATGAAACCGAAAAAATAAATCAACTTTATTTGTTACAAGGTAAAAATTTTGTAAAAGTAGACAAATTAATTGCAGGTCAAATAGGTATGGTTAATAAATTAAAGTATACGGAATCTTTTGATACCTTTACCAGTAATAAAAAATATCAGGTTGAAGTTACACCGGTTGATTTACCTGAACCTGTACTTGCTTTTTCACTTGTACCAAAATCAAAAGATGATGAAGATAAAGTAAGTAGCGGGCTGCATAGACTGATGGAAGAAGATCCGGGGATTAGAGTATCCAGAGATGAACAAACCGGGGAGCTTTTGTTAAACGGTATGGGGCAGATGCATATCGAAGTTGTAGTGGAAAAACTTAAGAAAAAATTTAATGTAGAAGTTGACTTAAAAACTCCAAAAGTTCCATATAAAGAAACAATTAAAGGGAAAGCTAGTGGACAAGGGAAGTATAAAAAACAATCCGGTGGCAGAGGTCAGTATGGAGATGTTTGGATTACAGTTGAGCCTTTACCAAGGGGGGAAGGTTTTGAATTTGTAGACCAAATAGTTGGAGGAGCTATCCCAAAACAATATATTCCAGCTGTAGAAAAAGGGATAAGAGAAGCAGCATTAGAAGGGGTTATTGCGGGTTATCCAATGGTAGATTTTAAAGTTACACTGTATGACGGTTCTTATCACTCAGTTGACTCTTCAGAAATGGCATTTAAAATTGCTGCATCTATGGCTTACAAAAAGGTGGCAATGGATGCCAAGCCTGTTCTTTTGGAACCTATTATGAATATGGACATATTTGTACCAGAGGATTCAGTAGGTAATGTTATAGGAGATCTTAATTCAAGAAGAGGAAGAATATTAAATGTCGAACCTCAGACAAACGGCCAACATATTTCAGCTCAAGTACCTATGGCTGAAATACTTAAGTATGCTCCTGATTTAAGAAGTATGACAGGTGGTAGAGGCGTATTTACTATGGAATTCAGCCACTATGAAGAATTACCGAGTCATCTTGCAGATAAAGTTATTCAAGAAAATAAAAAGGATGAAGATTAA
- a CDS encoding integration host factor subunit alpha encodes MTKADIVEKIYEGLGITKKDISTVVDRVFEIMRDEILSKNNIKISGFGNFDVKTRGRRIGRNPKTGEEKVIEPRTVVVFRPSQLFKEEVNA; translated from the coding sequence ATGACAAAGGCTGATATAGTTGAAAAGATTTATGAAGGTTTAGGTATTACCAAAAAAGATATTTCTACGGTAGTTGACAGGGTATTTGAAATAATGAGGGATGAAATTCTATCTAAAAATAACATCAAGATATCAGGATTTGGTAATTTTGATGTTAAAACAAGAGGCAGAAGGATTGGTAGAAACCCTAAAACAGGTGAAGAAAAAGTTATTGAACCTAGAACAGTAGTGGTTTTCAGACCTAGCCAACTCTTTAAAGAAGAGGTAAATGCATAG
- a CDS encoding MerR family transcriptional regulator has product MHSNKIYYKISEVCEITDLKPSVLRFWEKEFKEIRPFKTTSKRRLYTQKNIEAINKIKDLLYNKRMTIEGAKRFLKEENVSEPSSKELDLEFLKEELSEIVKKLREI; this is encoded by the coding sequence ATGCATAGTAATAAAATTTACTATAAAATAAGTGAAGTTTGTGAAATCACTGACTTAAAGCCTTCTGTTTTGAGGTTTTGGGAAAAAGAGTTTAAAGAGATTAGACCCTTTAAGACTACTTCAAAAAGAAGGCTTTATACTCAGAAAAATATCGAAGCTATCAATAAGATAAAAGACCTATTGTATAATAAACGGATGACAATTGAGGGGGCAAAACGTTTTCTTAAAGAAGAAAACGTAAGTGAACCAAGTTCTAAGGAATTAGATTTGGAATTTTTGAAAGAAGAGTTAAGTGAAATTGTGAAAAAATTAAGGGAAATATAA
- a CDS encoding two-component system sensor histidine kinase NtrB, with product MITGFFDSPYIVFYSIVIIYMCFFDGFKAGIFTIFIFLMTFSAFSITIYHKSNHVNINEFILRAFQYGFSFIIIVMLTSYLHKIYSVKNKEKEDIEERFKYLEKLYKSILDNIDIGIILMSKKGIIISCNIAGLKILGFSESIIGKKLSDILSIKAEDEIIIYKNKYLGYKFQPFVYDTNLSGELFIFQDVTEKENLKSKLHEQQRLAILGQFSTIIAHEIRNPLGAIKGSLQIIKKDEHPKSKLFNIMEREISRLDNILNNLLMVVKESKITNDKIDLNCTISEFIEEINYYGLFDDLKINYKCQANNPNVVISTVEVRQIIWNLIINSFQAKSDAIINITLKDIESSILLVYEDNGPGISSEIADNVFKPFFTTKKSGTGLGLYVVNSICEKYDIKIKIYDISVTGVGFKLELYFP from the coding sequence ATGATAACAGGCTTTTTTGACAGCCCTTATATTGTTTTTTACTCTATTGTAATAATTTATATGTGTTTTTTTGATGGATTTAAAGCTGGGATATTTACAATATTTATTTTTCTTATGACTTTCTCAGCATTTTCTATAACTATTTACCATAAAAGTAATCATGTTAATATCAATGAGTTTATTTTAAGAGCATTTCAATATGGATTCTCATTTATTATAATTGTGATGCTGACTTCGTATCTTCATAAAATTTATTCTGTAAAAAACAAGGAAAAGGAAGACATTGAAGAAAGATTTAAATACCTGGAAAAGCTGTATAAAAGTATATTAGACAACATTGACATCGGCATAATTTTAATGAGTAAAAAGGGGATTATAATATCTTGTAATATTGCTGGACTCAAAATTCTTGGATTTAGCGAAAGCATTATAGGTAAAAAGTTAAGTGATATTTTATCTATTAAAGCTGAGGATGAAATAATAATTTATAAAAACAAGTATTTGGGATATAAATTTCAACCATTTGTATACGATACAAACTTATCTGGCGAGCTTTTTATATTTCAAGATGTTACTGAAAAAGAAAATCTAAAATCAAAACTTCATGAACAGCAAAGGCTTGCAATACTTGGACAATTTTCAACAATAATTGCACATGAAATTAGAAATCCCCTTGGTGCAATAAAAGGGAGCTTGCAAATTATTAAAAAAGATGAGCATCCGAAGTCTAAACTTTTTAATATCATGGAAAGAGAAATAAGTAGACTTGACAATATATTAAATAACTTACTTATGGTTGTAAAAGAGTCTAAAATTACAAATGACAAAATTGATTTAAATTGTACAATTAGTGAATTTATTGAAGAAATTAACTATTACGGGCTTTTTGACGATTTAAAGATAAATTATAAATGCCAAGCCAATAACCCTAATGTTGTAATATCTACAGTAGAAGTTAGACAAATTATTTGGAATCTTATAATTAACAGTTTTCAAGCTAAAAGTGATGCGATCATCAATATTACACTAAAGGACATAGAATCTTCTATCCTATTGGTTTATGAAGATAACGGTCCTGGTATAAGTAGTGAGATTGCTGACAATGTTTTCAAACCTTTTTTCACTACCAAAAAATCAGGCACCGGACTCGGTCTTTATGTAGTAAATTCAATCTGTGAAAAATATGATATAAAGATAAAAATATATGATATTAGTGTTACTGGGGTAGGGTTTAAACTGGAATTATATTTCCCTTAA